From the genome of bacterium CG_4_10_14_0_2_um_filter_33_32:
CCTTCCAACGCTACTCTTGCCATCTATCCTTGCACATAAACTGTTATCTATTCCAACCATTTCTTTAGTAATACCTAGTATAAATTCGCCGGGATGTACAACAAGAGGTTTATTTTTTCTAAGTTTAACCAATTTTGTATATTCTTTTTTTTCTCTAGGGTCAATAAATATATTTTGTGAATGATTAAATACTCTAAATTCATTCCCTAGCCTTAAATCCAAAGAAGATCCGCTAAGCTGCTCTTCAATATCTGATTTTGGATTAATATGTATTTTACCTAGTTTTACATACCTCTTAATATCTACGTCAGAAAGAATCATAAATTTCTCTTTTTACTGAATTAAATTATAT
Proteins encoded in this window:
- a CDS encoding dCTP deaminase produces the protein MILSDVDIKRYVKLGKIHINPKSDIEEQLSGSSLDLRLGNEFRVFNHSQNIFIDPREKKEYTKLVKLRKNKPLVVHPGEFILGITKEMVGIDNSLCARIDGKSSVGRLGIVVHSTAGHVNPGWIGKLTLEISNIGRMPVLLYPDMNICQLVFEILSSEAHICYSKSGKYFKQSSPLESKIVKEKPKLT